The genomic window AAACAACATCTCTGACAAGCATGGGTTTGTAAGTTGTTTAAAATTGTGATTTAGGAATTGACTGAATGAGTTCTATTTGCTTTAGCAAACTTTAGTATACAGCCTAGATAATTTAGGCAAGTTGTAAGTAATAatctaaaaagaaaaaaaagaagaacacAAGTAAAGACAAAAAGAGAACGAATAAGACAATACATCTGTTCAGATGCAGTTATTTCAGCAATAATCCTCAATTTTCATTTAATTTTGTTTTTACAGACAATTCTTAACTCAATGCACAAATACCAACCGAGATTCCATATTGTGAGGGCCAATGATATCCTGAAACTACCTTATAGCACATTTAGGACGTATGTTTTCTCTGAAACGGAATTCATCGCTGTAACCGCATACCAAAATGATAAGGTAAgcattttgaatgtgtgaattgTTTAACGGTCAAATGTTAAAGTTACTTTTACGGGTCTAATATTGATCCAATAGGCTATTGACTCTTCAGGAGTTGCCTACAGCAGATAATAACGTAATAAAAAAGAACGCGTTATTCATTAAACATTCGTTTCAAACGTTGGttactgtaggcctatgtgaTTAATAGTGCCTATATGCATTTTTTTGTAAAGGACTACATTGAGTTTTGTCGGCCTGGTTTTTGATAGGTCCACAGTTGGGACTTTGCACGGATTTTGGGACTTTGCATCTAATTTGATAGGCTATATAGACATATGATTGAACATTTAATTTCGCTCTCAATTTTTAGATCACACAGTTGAAAATTGATAACAATCCTTTCGCAAAGGGATTCCGAGACACTGGAAAcggaagaagagaaaaaaggtaGGGTAATACACACATTTTATAAACAAATATTGTTTATTGTTTAACATGTTCTGAacatttaatgtagcctatttgaCATTTATTTTTACTTGCAGGAAACAACTGGGAATGCCTTcacaaaaaaaatatgaaattctAAAAGGAGTCCGGGCCCCTGAGTGTCAGACTGAAGATTCATTGAAAACCCACAAATCAACAGGTAGGCCTAGTCGAGGCTTTAagatacaataaatcaaaataaaataaatcaggGATGGCATTTAGTTGCAGGCTGTTATCAAGTTCTGAACACATGCACTATTATAGATTAGACTTTATGCCATTTAATTATAGCCTATTTGTCTATAGGCACCTGTTTTCAGGGAGTGTACCTATTTTAATATGTAACAAACgttatattttatataatgtCCTCAGAGGCCTACGAAAGTGAAAGCGATCAGGACAGCAAGGATGGAGGCGCCATTGAAAATGTCACCTCCCCCATCGAGGAACCAAATTGTAATCCACATGTTCCAAGGCATGATACAGGTCAGCCACGAAGGGAAATGTCAAGGACCGATCATTTAGAAGATGAGCCTACAGAAAAGAGTAACGTTTTAACTGGGGAAGAGCGTTCCCTCGAACCAGAGGACGCGAAGACAACGGACATCTTCGAGCCTCCAAATGTGGAAATTGATCCAAGTGTTCATGTACACAACAACGGTATCTCGCCATACTATTCATATCCAACGGAATTAACGAGACACTTCTACCCAATTAGTGTCACTCAACGCCTCCTACACCAAGCGCACTTCGGGGCGAAGTTTGGCGCTGCAGGGAGATCTATGGACCAGGTAGTCGGCTCATCTGGGATGGCTGGCGAGACTGGTATCGCATCTGTAAGAATACCAGGATTGCCGCTGACCATTCAGCAACATACTCTGCTTTCACAGGTGTGCAAACAATTTTGTTAATGTTAAAATGGAATAGGCCCTATATATGTTTTCAATTGAATTGGCTAAGCCTATCAATGAGTTAGGATATGACCCTAGGTTCTGATTGTCTTTACCTTCCTTTGTTATACAGAGTTTGGCGGCATCCCACTTTGGAGGGCCTTTTACCTATCCAAACTCCTATTTGACAGCCGCTGCTGTCACCAACGCACCATCGATTTCAGCGGTCCACCCAGTGCGCGCTCATGCCAGATTCAGGCCCTATTACATTCATAAAACTGTCGAAGACGACAACCTGATCTCACCAGCATCTACTCGCCCCTTGACCAACATTGACTTAAAATATCGAAATTCTTTGATCAATGTCCAACCGGGCAATACATTTGAAGTGAAGAGCGTGTCTTCGATTTCAGGTTATGTAGGCCCAACGGCTTTACAATAGCAAATGCATAACCCACCAGTTCCCAAATATGCAACATGGTCAGATGTTTATCAGACTCCAATCAAGACTAATCTTCCACTTGAAGTAATGAACTTTATTAATGCCCTGCTATGTACATTGCATTTTCATTGATTTATCAAAtaacatcacaattgtgtggtATTTGGTgaacttttgtgtgtgtgtgagagggaagggggggggggggttagggttaggcaaaATTTGTTTAGGCTACATTTCTTTTTGCATGGTGGAAAAAAGCAATACATGCACGATTAACTTTGAATTAGCCTATAACGGTTAAAATGAACTCTACTGTTTATTACAGTATCAAATCAGACCGTTTGCCCCCCGGCATATCCCCTATTTCTTACATTGTTGAAAGTAAATCTGTCTCAATCTATGACAGTTTTTTAAATCTAATTGATCCTATTGGACAGTGACTTAGGAATTAttgaacatgtttttgtttgtccATGAATTATAATTAGTTTGTCTATATATGTATTTAGTTTGTAGCCTACCAGTTAATTTAAGTTAGCTGTGTGGTAGCCTTAAGGATTGTAGTAGTTAAGTGACTTTAGGAGTCCTATTAATTCATTTGTTCCATGTATTAATTGTTCATATTGCTTCACATTATTAGGGCGTTATTAGTTTAGTGGTAAATTGTGTATGATCTAGGGTAGCACATGCTATGGCAGATTTGAACTAGCCTACTGATTTTGTTTGGTCTACTGGAACTGTAATGTTTGGTCAACTGTAATGAAACATAATAAAGTCACTGCATGTCATACGTGAATATTTCTTTGACATGTCTTATAATTGGTATGCATGTGTTCCTGACTTATACGAAAGCAAAAAATCACATTCCACGTCAATAATACAATAGCTGACATTTAGTTAAAGCGTATACAGTAGCATAATTTGATGTCCTCGTGTAGTAATCATGTAGGCCAGAAGGTGGAGGCATTGGAACACATTAAAAACAGCGCTTGTTTTTGACGTCATATTAAATGGACGGAACACCGACACAACGCTAGCTGGACAAATATATTACAATGTTGGTCTTCACATCGACGGGATAACATACGGGAGTGCAAGCAAAATCAAATGTTAATTGCGACAATTTTGTTTATCAGACTAGCCAAAACAAGATTAGATAGAGCTAGCTAACAGGGCAAGTAGTGGTGCTGTTATACGGCTTGCTACTACCTACCTGTACCAGTTAGCTGGACTCATTAAAATGGCTATGATCTCAGTTAATTACATTCTTCTTTGCGGGCAACTTATTTTGCTGCTGACAGTGTTGCTCTTGCAGTGTTTGGAAGGAATTCACTCCCAGAATTCATCTGAAATTCCCGGACAGAGAGTAACTACTGCCGCGTTCAGTGAACAACCGCAGGACAATGTGACATATCAGTATCATGTCACACCCGTTAGCGTTGGTTCAGTGAATTATTCAGATCAGTATGAATACAGGCCTCCGTCTCCAGTTGTCCTCTGCAAATACCTGTAAGTTTTTGATTCGTGCTTTTCAGTCAGTCTCGGTTCTATCGCTGTTTACTTTTTTTAGAACTAGTTCCTCAATGCTAGCATGTAAATGTCTTGCTGCCGATCAATGAGTGTTCTCTTCAGCTAACCAGCTGCGACAGAATAAACAACAGTGTCTGGCACAAATGTATGTGAGGTGGATTTCATAATGATTGTATCGTTTCTTTTAGACCAGAGGAGTTCATATTGTGTGAAGATCCCGTGGACCATGCAGGAAACAGCACAGCTCTCCAGGAGTTGGGTCACGGCTGTATTGGGGTATGAGACGGTCCGACTGTATCACCATCCACATGTCTGTCGTGTCTTATGTAGATATAGATATTATGGAACTTCCAATTCAACCTTTTTCTCTCTTAGTTTGGAGGCCAGGTGCACAAAGACGTGAACCACACAGAGGTCATGTGCACTGCACTGGAGGACATTGAGTGTGCTGGACCAAGAGAGTTTCTAAGAGGAAATGTTCCTTGTATCAAGTAAGTGAGGGGATTCTTGAAAGGAAACCCAGTCCCATTTGACACGATATGGTCCATAATATGGAAGCCAGCATTGCTCCACCACTAGAGTGCAGTATAGATATTTAGACGTCATTTGAAATTAAGCGCAACATATATTCAAAAACAGGCTCATTTATGTTGATAAGGTTCCTAATCTTACATCATTCAAGCATTCTTTGTCAAAAATAACACTACCGCTTGTGTTTTCAGGTACACGGGCCACTATTTTATCACCACTCTGCTGTACTCCTTCTTCTTGGGCTGCTTTGGAGTGGACCGCTTCTGCCTGGGCCACACTGGCACTGCCGTGGGCAAGCTGCTGACCCTGGGAGGCCTGGGCATCTGGTGGTTCGTCGACCTAATCCTCCTCATCACAGGGGGGCTGATGCCCAGTGACAACAGCAACTGGTGCACTTTCTACTGAGGTCAGCCAAGCTGTCTCTTCgaagccccctcctccccctaagTGTGTAAATTGAAATTCTGTCTGCCGAGTTATCTAATTTACACCTCCACACTGCGGTGGTTATAAGGCGAACGTTCTGTACCTTTTTGTAATGGTACGTTGCTGTACCCTCCCTTTTACAGAATGTGCCAGACATATAAAAAGGATACTAAAAAATTACATGAGGAATGTGTTAAGTGGTAAACACATTCATACAACTTTGACCTGGAGACAAGTATGTGCATGTGCTCCTGGTTGAGGTAACTCGTAGGCTAATCTTGGTAATTGGAATACAATTGTGTTTGAAACACTGTCATTATGGTTCAGATGTGTACATAAGCCAAATTGTAAATAATATCTGTATATACCTGTTAAAGTTGTACATATGTTAATGTATTTGCTGCTTGTCTCACCTTTGCTTTTAATTACAAATTCTTCACATTATAATATTGCATTAACCAAAAATTATTTATACAGTCAGGTCACTCTGCTCTTTCACAAATTCAGATGTATTTCTGTGATTGTAATGTGAAACATGCATACAGTGAGGTTAAAATACTGTTTACAGCTTTCTGAATTCTTGTACACATTGAATACCCCATTCATATTAAATGTTTTTTCATTCCAACATGCAGTGAGCTGTTAAGCTATTTGTTTTCCATATTTCACATATTTACTTGAGTAAAGATTTTCATTTCAGTCAAAAGCATAACTTTTATTttcagactacagctcacctgGTCTAGCTTGAAAGGGCAAAAAGTATTCATAGACCTAATTCAAACAGATTTAGGCACTGAACATATTCTCATGAATTAATATCACTTAAGAGACTTTCTGTTTGTAAAAGGATATGTGTTCAGAAAATATATGTTCACTTGTGTAATGTGAATAAAATGTTTGTGCAGGGTGAAAACACATGGTGTTTGTGCGGGTGAAAAATAATTCACTGGAAAGCCGCGCAGGGGAAATGCCACTTAATCAATATCTTCAGGGACAACAGTTAGTGTGACGTCTTCATTAGCACGCCGCACCACGACAGAAAGTGGCTGTTCTGCCTGAACTGCCTTGCTCACGTCCTCTGTAGTGTGAACCGACTGGTCGTTGATGCTCATGATTACATCGTTGTTGAGCATGCCGGCGCTAGGGAACAACAGAGACATACAGTCGTTTGGCCTAATCACTCACAGCTTTCCTCAACATTCACAGCACACAACATTCCTCTCATATTTCCTCTTTCACCTTCAGGATAACAACAGTGACCTTCAGACACGCTGGGTCTTGATCaaacagagaaggagatggtGGAAGGGAGATGATGGCAGACAGAGCTGTGAATCCATGTTTTTAAGTAACGTCATGGGGTTCTGGAAAGCTTATTTGGACTCATGATACAGTAGTCACTTGGAATGGCATTCATACCATACTGCAGCATGCTGTTCAGGGCCTATGCTCCACTGATAGGGGGAATATGTTTGTGTGAAGAATACAGTGAGTATGGAATCAGTCAGGTAGATGGGAGATGGCTGTTAAGGGAGGAGGGCATTACAGCTTTGCCTGACGGTGTCTGAAGTGTTATGGTAAACTAGAATATGATTCAATCCGTGCCCTTGAGAACCACAAGAGGTTCCTGTGCCTTGAATATTGTGTTGCCTCCAAACTCACTGCATCTCCCTTTCCATCTGGTAATAGACAGCGGTAAGCATCCCAATATGGATCATGCAGAGCAGTTTAAGGTTACATCTAAAACCTGAGTTAATATGAAACCAACTTTGTAACCAACATTCCTAATGTTATAAAGCATGGATGGGTGTTTTAGTATCTGCGTAATAGAATTACACATTGTCTTGAGGGTGTTAGAGCTGCACCTAAGATTGGGGAGCTGATTTACCTGGAGGCAGCGGTTCCAGGGATCACTTCATAAACGTACACTCCTGAAATCACGTCTGGGAAATCACTTTCCCGCTTTTTCATATCACGAATCAAACTGGGAAGAAACAGGCAAGAAAGACATTCGATTATAATATGAAAGACTTGGAAATGCTCACCAAACATGAATTCCTGTCTAACCCACGTTCCAATAAAAGTAACAAATTGATTTACATCTCACTATAATTTATTCTTAGATTGAAAGTTGTTTACTCACGCAGCCGAGAGTTGCAGCATTCGAACCCCCATGTATTTCTTTCTGGGAAATGTCTTTCCTGTTGTCCATGTACACAAAGGATTTCGGAAAAGTAAATCATTTCAATAAAATGCCATATGACTTTAGCAGAATAAGTAATAACATTGAACCGACCCTCAATGGTAAATTAGAATTGTTAAGTGAGATTAACTACAGACCTTTTATTTGTCTGGTGTAAGATTCTGAAAGGAACTGGCGTATTTTGTCCGCTGGTATGGCAAAGGATATTCCAGCTGTAACCTTCAAAGTATTTATGCCAATAACATTCCCATCCTTGAGAcacaagaaaaggaaaaaacggCCTTATTTTTATGTCCAGAATACACAGTTACAATTAGGAAACTAAAGTAAGACAGTACCTTGTTACCAATACCCTAATTAGAGCACTGCTGTATTTCATATCTGCCTTAATATAAGAATGAGCATGTAATTTAAAAACTCCACACCACTCCAATGTTCTCGATACGAATCCTTGTATTCCACTCTCAGTACTCATGAAAAAAGGAAGGACTGCTTTGAAAAAGCAGTTGTGGAAGTATGTTTTATTTCTCCTTTTGCGATCAATAGGCATACATAAGTCATCACCATTAGTAGAAGCCGGGCATAATATATTCAGTTTCCAGAGGCAAATTTGAAACAACAGAAATGGTGCAGTAAAATGCAGAACAGGGACCTTGAGCACTAAGCATATAAAACTGAATTATGACCTTGGTCCTCTCGGTTCTGAATAAAACAAGAAAGATGACCTACATCACAATCCATTTGACAAATGTGCTGATTATGTATTACAATCCTCTTAAATACAATATAACTCAATAAATCCTCTTACCAAGTTAACAAGTGGTCCCCCTGAGTTTCCGTACTGTGGGAGAACAAGCACATTAAACCTGATTAAACGTTATTGTTTATAACTGAGGAATTTACTTAAAAGGGAAGAGTGGGTCATGAGGAAAAAACGAGAGAAGTTACAGCAACAAAAAAGAATGTAATCGCTGGAACTTTTACGGAGGGGACTTGCATTGATGATTGCATCGGTTTGGATGTACTCCATGTCTGAATCCTTGAGGCCTAACTCGTGACCGTTGCGTTGAGTGGTGCTTATGATACCAGTGGTGACTGTGTTTTGAAGGGAGAAGGGACTGCCCACTGCCACCACAAACTCTCCTGGTCGCAGGTCAGATGAACTTCCTAACAGGAGCACTGGTAGAGGTGTCTAGAAAAACAGAGATACCATCCACAATATGAGAATGCTGATAACTAATTTTTATGACTGATTTTATTACTGATGACAGCTTTTTTTACTGACTTGTCAAAATACTAGGAGGATTTTTGAGTATATCTGGCACCATAACAAAATAATACCTACAACCAGTCAACAGTGAAGCCTACATGGTACTCAGGTACTGTTTCTACCTGCCTTATCTTGTCCTACACTGGCCTGAGGTAGTTTCATCTCTGGAATCTGACTACATTTGTGCTTTATTACCACCTAGGGAGTTGGAGTCTTGTTCCATCAGAGTCTCCCTATACAGGTCTGTTACAAGTATGAGGGTTTACCATCTGACACCACGATCCCTCTTTGGCTTTTCATTAAATGTTAGTCAATGGATCAAAATGCTTTGACTTCAGTTCTATGTTTTCCTGAATAGGCTTTGTAATGGACATTTTTGGGGGTTAAAATCCTTTAATGCCACACAGAGGAACTATTAACACTACTAGAGGTCTGGGCTGTGACAAATGTTTTAGTAAAAGAAACACTTGCAAACACTGGGAAAAAAATAACATTTGATGCTGTGAATTTATAAGAGTAGAACCAATGGGCCTTGGAGAAAATCTGACGACAAATCGACCATGTCAAGGACGGGAATCTTATTTTAGTGCGCGAAGGCCCTTGCTGACTCTGTCCATGGAACATCTGCTAGACTGTCTCAGTAGGATTAATTCACTCACTGCCTCCTTGATGTTAGTCATAGCTGACAGGGTAGCAGGGCCAGTATAAAACAC from Osmerus eperlanus chromosome 28, fOsmEpe2.1, whole genome shotgun sequence includes these protein-coding regions:
- the tbx3b gene encoding T-box transcription factor TBX3; this encodes MMRINRFDIGPGGDVTLPPLLPNLDMGLGAILVPQHPFLRNLSLTSHTSLPLPVGNSSLDNAETSIRISSQAQQTAAQYVKCSLQKLLETEELIENDPKVHLEAMGLWKQFHKCGTEMIITKSGRRMFPPFKVRCTGLDKKAKYILLMDIVAADECRYKFYNSHWMVAGKADPEMPKRMYIHPDSPATGEQWMSKVGNFHKMKLTNNISDKHGFTILNSMHKYQPRFHIVRANDILKLPYSTFRTYVFSETEFIAVTAYQNDKITQLKIDNNPFAKGFRDTGNGRREKRKQLGMPSQKKYEILKGVRAPECQTEDSLKTHKSTEAYESESDQDSKDGGAIENVTSPIEEPNCNPHVPRHDTGQPRREMSRTDHLEDEPTEKSNVLTGEERSLEPEDAKTTDIFEPPNVEIDPSVHVHNNGISPYYSYPTELTRHFYPISVTQRLLHQAHFGAKFGAAGRSMDQVVGSSGMAGETGIASVRIPGLPLTIQQHTLLSQSLAASHFGGPFTYPNSYLTAAAVTNAPSISAVHPVRAHARFRPYYIHKTVEDDNLISPASTRPLTNIDLKYRNSLINVQPGNTFEVKSVSSISGYVGPTALQ
- the tm2d2 gene encoding TM2 domain-containing protein 2; protein product: MAMISVNYILLCGQLILLLTVLLLQCLEGIHSQNSSEIPGQRVTTAAFSEQPQDNVTYQYHVTPVSVGSVNYSDQYEYRPPSPVVLCKYLPEEFILCEDPVDHAGNSTALQELGHGCIGFGGQVHKDVNHTEVMCTALEDIECAGPREFLRGNVPCIKYTGHYFITTLLYSFFLGCFGVDRFCLGHTGTAVGKLLTLGGLGIWWFVDLILLITGGLMPSDNSNWCTFY